From Gemmatimonadota bacterium, the proteins below share one genomic window:
- the rpmF gene encoding 50S ribosomal protein L32: MANPKRKSSNSRTGKRRANWKLRQPTFNECPNCGQQKIPHRVCGNCGYYNGREVIETDGF, encoded by the coding sequence ATGGCTAATCCCAAACGAAAAAGTTCAAATTCTCGCACCGGTAAACGCCGTGCCAATTGGAAACTGCGTCAACCCACCTTTAACGAATGCCCCAACTGCGGGCAGCAAAAAATACCCCATCGGGTCTGTGGAAATTGCGGTTATTACAATGGGCGCGAAGTTATTGAAACCGACGGCTTTTAG
- a CDS encoding DUF177 domain-containing protein, whose product MKIDLRDIQEGETEFAFEETPADLHITEEDTQFTGAINTRLVVYKYGDSLSAKGQTTCLVRPECARCLEPIEFPIAISYTFVFQKGRPDQMDDDDDETLIWLNEEPGEIDLGNDVKDYILLELPMIPTCAASPSGPCERYEQDPHELLEYEREKSHDPRWDALRALKESEQ is encoded by the coding sequence ATGAAAATCGACCTGAGAGATATACAGGAAGGCGAAACCGAATTTGCGTTTGAAGAAACGCCAGCCGACCTGCACATTACCGAAGAAGACACCCAATTTACAGGTGCCATAAACACCCGTCTCGTCGTGTACAAATACGGCGACTCGCTCTCGGCCAAAGGGCAAACCACCTGTCTGGTGCGCCCCGAATGCGCGCGGTGCCTGGAACCCATCGAATTCCCCATCGCCATCTCATACACATTCGTCTTTCAAAAAGGTCGTCCCGACCAGATGGACGATGACGATGATGAAACGCTGATTTGGCTCAATGAAGAACCCGGCGAAATAGACCTGGGTAATGACGTAAAAGATTACATTTTGCTCGAACTACCCATGATTCCAACATGCGCTGCATCTCCTTCTGGCCCTTGTGAACGCTATGAACAAGATCCCCACGAATTGCTGGAATACGAGCGTGAAAAGAGCCACGATCCACGTTGGGATGCACTCCGCGCACTCAAAGAAAGCGAACAGTAA
- the ndk gene encoding nucleoside-diphosphate kinase yields the protein MERTLLIVKPDAVAQNVIGEIIRRLEEKNFRIVNLKMVRLTRQQAAEFYAVHRQRPFYNDLLDFMTSGPCVPMALNRDNAVAFLREVIGSTNPEEAAEGTIRKDFATDIQNNAVHASDSLENAAKEVAFFFG from the coding sequence GTCAAACCCGACGCTGTTGCACAAAATGTAATCGGTGAAATCATCCGCCGTCTCGAAGAAAAAAACTTTCGGATTGTAAACCTAAAAATGGTTCGCCTCACGCGCCAACAGGCCGCCGAGTTTTATGCAGTACATCGCCAACGGCCTTTTTACAACGACCTGCTCGATTTTATGACCTCTGGCCCCTGTGTGCCCATGGCACTCAATCGAGACAATGCCGTTGCATTTTTGCGCGAAGTCATTGGCAGCACCAATCCCGAAGAAGCCGCGGAAGGCACCATTCGCAAAGACTTTGCAACCGATATTCAAAACAATGCCGTACACGCCTCGGACTCACTGGAAAACGCGGCCAAAGAAGTGGCTTTCTTCTTTGGCTAA